In a genomic window of Tissierella sp. Yu-01:
- the rpsC gene encoding 30S ribosomal protein S3: MGQKVNPHGLRVGIIKDWDSKWYADKKNFNQLLVEDHNIREFVKKKLFISGISKIEIERAANKIKLTVFTAKPGMVIGRGGSGVEELRLELEKMTKKGVVVNVEEIKVPELDAQLVAENIASQLERRVTFRRAMKQAIQRTMRSGAKGIKTAVAGRLGGADMARTEGYSDGTIPLQTLRADIDYGFAEADTTYGKLGVKVWLYKGEILPTKKVNKVEENNTEAK; this comes from the coding sequence ATGGGTCAAAAAGTTAACCCACACGGTCTAAGAGTCGGTATAATAAAAGATTGGGACTCAAAATGGTATGCAGATAAAAAGAATTTCAATCAATTATTAGTTGAAGACCATAATATAAGAGAGTTTGTAAAGAAGAAATTATTCATCTCTGGAATTTCAAAAATTGAAATAGAAAGAGCTGCAAATAAAATAAAATTAACTGTATTCACTGCTAAACCTGGTATGGTAATAGGTAGAGGTGGATCAGGAGTAGAAGAGTTAAGATTAGAATTAGAAAAGATGACTAAAAAAGGCGTTGTAGTAAACGTTGAAGAAATAAAAGTACCTGAACTTGATGCTCAATTAGTAGCAGAAAATATTGCTTCTCAATTGGAGAGAAGAGTTACTTTCAGAAGAGCTATGAAACAAGCGATTCAAAGAACTATGAGATCAGGAGCAAAGGGAATAAAAACTGCAGTAGCTGGAAGACTTGGTGGAGCTGACATGGCTAGAACAGAAGGTTATAGCGATGGAACAATTCCACTACAAACCTTAAGAGCGGACATAGATTATGGATTTGCTGAAGCCGATACTACTTATGGAAAGTTAGGAGTAAAGGTATGGCTTTATAAAGGTGAAATTCTTCCTACTAAGAAGGTAAATAAAGTAGAAGAAAACAACACTGAAGCGAAATAG
- the rplP gene encoding 50S ribosomal protein L16, producing the protein MLMPKRVKYRRVHRGRMKGKALRGNTVTYGEFGLQALEPAWITSNQIEAARRAMTRYVKRGGNVWIKIFPDKPITEKPAETRMGSGKGSPEYWVAVVKPGRILFEMGGVSEEDAREAMRLAAHKLSIKTKFVKREDTQDEGGEANES; encoded by the coding sequence ATGTTAATGCCTAAAAGAGTAAAATATCGTAGGGTTCATAGAGGAAGAATGAAGGGTAAGGCACTTCGTGGTAACACAGTTACTTATGGAGAGTTTGGATTACAAGCATTAGAGCCAGCTTGGATTACTTCTAATCAAATAGAGGCTGCCAGACGTGCTATGACAAGATATGTTAAGAGAGGCGGTAATGTTTGGATTAAGATATTCCCAGACAAACCAATAACAGAAAAGCCTGCTGAGACACGTATGGGTTCAGGTAAAGGATCACCTGAATACTGGGTAGCTGTAGTTAAACCAGGTAGAATTTTATTTGAAATGGGTGGAGTTTCAGAAGAAGATGCTAGAGAAGCTATGAGACTTGCTGCTCACAAATTATCTATAAAAACAAAGTTTGTTAAACGTGAAGATACACAAGATGAGGGTGGTGAAGCTAATGAAAGCTAA